One stretch of Mangifera indica cultivar Alphonso chromosome 9, CATAS_Mindica_2.1, whole genome shotgun sequence DNA includes these proteins:
- the LOC123225926 gene encoding protein SMAX1-LIKE 7-like isoform X1, with the protein MPTPVDLVRQCLTEAAARVLDDAIAVARRRNHAQTTSLHVVTALLALPSSILRDACARARSIPSNSPLQFRLLELCVGVSLDRLQISKSVDRPPISNSLTAAIKRGQASQRRNPENYHLQQIHFNQQTPSLLKLELKYFVLSILDDPTINRVFGEAGFQSFEIKRAMLQPPAAQLSAKFPRTPRCPPIFLCNLTDSGLGLDPGRAGPCSPLGFEDVDESCRRIGEVLIKRNEKNGRNPLLVGVYASKALRGFIENVTSRKLGVLPDEVYGVDVVCIERELNKFVLENGSEEMMALRFRELESAVEQCSGPGVVVNFGELKALIGDNVSSEAVKFVVSKLTSLLEMNSGKLWLIGVAANSEAYLKFSNMFPSIEKDWDLQLLPVHFKSRLIGSFVPFGGFFSSPLDPRSPMKSENQHSSCYLCTEKFEHEVAAILKEQSITSVAEQCPGKLPSWLERAELDTRKGVDMAKAKEDGTALHAEVLELQKKWSDICQRRHHTQIPPKLYTPKTRFQFPIPDGFQFTADVKEGSSKDPASNEHLCANLDPSIHLDLQKFLTVIPDTSIASTSQAENVNSQSRVQLNFSKDQHVENEGHPLLPHPPPNLTNLPHEAPSSSPIAVTTDLGLGTIYASTRQAEETPESKDQSLSHSKSLKFDTVPEGAKSYSCSGSSYAKLGEVPHLGDDETLRKILSEKVGRQDEAIITISQAVSRCRNGHGCHRGSSGRGDIWLTFLGPDRVGKKIIASTLAEIIFGDQKNIICMDFSSQDRVSHPEYVFQCQELDGCDMEFRGHHVVDYIAEQLRKKPDSVVFLENVDKADPLAQIALSEATKIGKFHDSFRRGVNISKVIFVTTSKITKGTDSEFSEEKVGKFSEEILFGAKRWQMQMSVSCHSKDASRLNELQVNVTPGKKISKADCQNKRKLIDIDGSSAELQKRGHKSMRSNLDLNLPIEEAEEELSSIGYDSDATSESTEAWLEDFFDQVDAKVFFKPLNFDLLAAKLSRDIHIRFQKAMGSKVVLEIDDEVMIEILAAAWLSNKKRGIEFWIDSVLSRNFVRFQLKYHPKPGSVVKLAVCEGRPFEQESPEICLPMEINM; encoded by the exons ATGCCCACGCCGGTGGACTTGGTAAGGCAATGCTTAACGGAGGCAGCGGCGCGTGTTTTGGATGACGCCATAGCTGTGGCGCGTCGACGGAATCATGCTCAGACCACTTCGCTTCATGTGGTCACTGCTTTACTAGCTCTACCTTCCTCCATTCTGCGCGACGCTTGTGCACGTGCCAGGAGCATCCCCAGCAACTCGCCCTTGCAGTTTCGCCTTTTGGAGCTCTGTGTCGGGGTCTCGCTCGACCGACTGCAGATTTCGAAATCGGTGGACCGACCTCCGATTTCGAATTCACTGACGGCGGCAATCAAACGGGGACAAGCGAGCCAGCGAAGGAATCCGGAGAACTATCACCTTCAACAGATTCACTTTAACCAACAAACGCCGTCGCTTTTGAAGttggaattaaaatattttgttttatcaattcTAGATGATCCTACTATCAATCGCGTCTTTGGTGAAGCTGGTTTCCAAAGCTTTGAAATAAAAAGAGCGATGCTTCAACCGCCTGCTGCTCAGTTGTCTGCCAAATTTCCGCGAACTCCCCGATGCCCGCCAAtatttctttgtaatttaacGGATTCGGGTTTGGGTCTGGATCCGGGTCGAGCTGGGCCATGCTCACCACTTGGTTTTGAAGATGTTGACGAGAGTTGTAGGAGAATTGGTGAAGTTCTTataaagagaaatgaaaaaaatgggAGGAACCCGTTGCTTGTTGGGGTTTACGCAAGTAAAGCTTTGAGGGGATTTATTGAAAATGTAACTTCTAGGAAGCTGGGGGTTTTGCCTGACGAAGTATATGGGGTTGATGTGGTTTGTATTGAAAGGGAGCTAAATAAGTTTGTCCTTGAGAATGGAAGTGAAGAGATGATGGCGTTAAGGTTTAGGGAATTGGAATCTGCTGTGGAGCAATGTTCAGGGCCTGGTGTTGTTGTGAATTTTGGTGAATTGAAAGCTTTGATTGGGGACAATGTGTCAAGTGAGGCTGTCAAGTTTGTTGTTTCGAAATTGACCAGTTTGTTGGAGATGAATAGTGGGAAGTTATGGTTGATAGGAGTGGCGGCGAACTCTGAagcttatttaaagttttccaACATGTTTCCGAGTATAGAGAAGGATTGGGATCTGCAACTTTTGCCTGTTCACTTTAAATCCCG CTTGATAGGGTCCTTTGTTCCATTTGGTGGTTTCTTTTCTTCGCCACTTGACCCTAGAAGTCCAATGAAAAGCGAGAACCAACATAGCAGTTGTTACCTTTGTACTGAGAAGTTTGAACATGAAGTTGCAGCTATTTTGAAGGAACAATCAATTACTTCAGTTGCAGAACAGTGCCCAGGAAAACTTCCTTCTTGGTTAGAAAGGGCAGAACTTGACACCAGAAAGGGTGTTGATATGGCCAAG GCCAAGGAGGATGGAACGGCATTGCATGCTGAAGTCCTGGAGCTGCAGAAGAAATGGAGTGACATTTGTCAACGTCGTCATCACACTCAAATACCCCCCAAATTATATACTCCCAAAACAAGGTTCCAGTTCCCAATTCCCGACGGCTTTCAATTTACTGCAGATGTGAAGGAAGGCAGCAGTAAAGATCCTGCCTCAAATGAACATCTGTGTGCTAATCTAGATCCCAGCATCCACCTGGACTTGCAAAAGTTTTTAACTGTAATACCTGATACTTCAATAGCATCAACTTCTCAAGCTGAGAATGTTAATTCCCAATCTAGGGTAcagttaaatttttcaaaagatcAACACGTAGAGAATGAGGGCCACCCACTTCTCCCTCACCCTCCACCCAATCTAACCAATCTTCCTCACGAGGCACCATCTTCATCCCCAATTGCAGTAACAACAGATTTGGGATTGGGAACTATCTATGCTTCAACCAGACAAGCAGAGGAAACTCCAGAATCTAAAGATCAGAGTCTTTCTCACTCCAAATCTCTAAAGTTTGATACAGTTCCTGAGGGTGCCAAAAGTTATTCCTGCTCTGGCAGCTCCTATGCTAAGTTAGGAGAGGTACCTCATCTTGGAGATGATGAGACACTAAGGAAAATACTTTCTGAAAAGGTTGGCAGGCAAGATGAAGCCATAATTACTATCAGTCAGGCTGTTTCACGTTGTAGAAATGGACATGGATGCCATCGTGGCTCAAGTGGTAGAGGAGATATTTGGCTCACTTTCCTTGGGCCTGACAGAGTTGGAAAGAAAATAATTGCTTCAACTCTGGCTGAGATAATATTTGGTGACCAGAAAAACATAATTTGTATGGATTTTAGTTCCCAAGACAGGGTTAGCCATCCAGAATATGTTTTTCAATGTCAAGAATTGGATGGCTGTGATATGGAGTTTCGGGGGCACCATGTTGTTGATTATATTGCTGAGCAATTGAGAAAGAAACCAGATTCAGTTGTCTTCCTTGAAAACGTAGATAAGGCGGATCCTCTGGCCCAAATTGCATTATCTGAGGCTACgaaaataggtaaatttcacgACTCATTCAGGAGAGGAGTAAACATTAGCAAAGTGATCTTTGTGACAACATCGAAAATCACGAAAGGTACTGATAGTGAATTTTCAGAGGAGAAAGTCGGTAAATTTTCTGAGGAAATACTTTTTGGAGCCAAAAGGTGGCAAATGCAAATGTCAGTTAGTTGTCACTCCAAGGATGCCAGCAGACTTAATGAGCTGCAAGTGAATGTAACACCGggcaaaaaaatttcaaaagctGACTGTCAGAATAAAAGAAAACTGATTGACATTGATGGCTCTTCCGCTGAGTTGCAGAAAAGGGGTCACAAGTCGATGAGATCCAATCTAGATCTTAACCTTCCTATAGAGGAGGCAGAGGAGGAACTCAGTTCTATAGGATATGACAGTGATGCTACCTCTGAAAGCACAGAAGCTTGGTTGGAAGATTTCTTTGATCAAGTTGATGCAAAGGTGTTTTTCAAGCCATTGAATTTTGACTTGCTTGCTGCAAAATTGAGCAGGGACATCCATATAAGATTTCAGAAAGCAATGGGATCTAAGGTAGTCCTTGAGATTGATGATGAAGTCATGATAGAGATACTTGCAGCCGCATGGTTATCAAACAAGAAGAGGGGAATAGAGTTTTGGATTGACAGTGTTTTGAGCAGAAACTTTGTCCGATTTCAGCTGAAGTATCATCCCAAACCTGGGTCTGTTGTGAAACTGGCTGTTTGTGAAGGTCGTCCTTTTGAACAGGAATCTCCTGAAATTTGCCTTCCCATGGAAATCAACATGTAA
- the LOC123225926 gene encoding protein SMAX1-LIKE 7-like isoform X2 has protein sequence MPTPVDLVRQCLTEAAARVLDDAIAVARRRNHAQTTSLHVVTALLALPSSILRDACARARSIPSNSPLQFRLLELCVGVSLDRLQISKSVDRPPISNSLTAAIKRGQASQRRNPENYHLQQIHFNQQTPSLLKLELKYFVLSILDDPTINRVFGEAGFQSFEIKRAMLQPPAAQLSAKFPRTPRCPPIFLCNLTDSGLGLDPGRAGPCSPLGFEDVDESCRRIGEVLIKRNEKNGRNPLLVGVYASKALRGFIENVTSRKLGVLPDEVYGVDVVCIERELNKFVLENGSEEMMALRFRELESAVEQCSGPGVVVNFGELKALIGDNVSSEAVKFVVSKLTSLLEMNSGKLWLIGVAANSEAYLKFSNMFPSIEKDWDLQLLPVHFKSRLIGSFVPFGGFFSSPLDPRSPMKSENQHSSCYLCTEKFEHEVAAILKEQSITSVAEQCPGKLPSWLERAELDTRKGVDMAKAKEDGTALHAEVLELQKKWSDICQRRHHTQIPPKLYTPKTRFQFPIPDGFQFTADVKEGSSKDPASNEHLCANLDPSIHLDLQKFLTVIPDTSIASTSQAENVNSQSRVQLNFSKDQHVENEGHPLLPHPPPNLTNLPHEAPSSSPIAVTTDLGLGTIYASTRQAEETPESKDQSLSHSKSLKFDTVPEGAKSYSCSGSSYDETLRKILSEKVGRQDEAIITISQAVSRCRNGHGCHRGSSGRGDIWLTFLGPDRVGKKIIASTLAEIIFGDQKNIICMDFSSQDRVSHPEYVFQCQELDGCDMEFRGHHVVDYIAEQLRKKPDSVVFLENVDKADPLAQIALSEATKIGKFHDSFRRGVNISKVIFVTTSKITKGTDSEFSEEKVGKFSEEILFGAKRWQMQMSVSCHSKDASRLNELQVNVTPGKKISKADCQNKRKLIDIDGSSAELQKRGHKSMRSNLDLNLPIEEAEEELSSIGYDSDATSESTEAWLEDFFDQVDAKVFFKPLNFDLLAAKLSRDIHIRFQKAMGSKVVLEIDDEVMIEILAAAWLSNKKRGIEFWIDSVLSRNFVRFQLKYHPKPGSVVKLAVCEGRPFEQESPEICLPMEINM, from the exons ATGCCCACGCCGGTGGACTTGGTAAGGCAATGCTTAACGGAGGCAGCGGCGCGTGTTTTGGATGACGCCATAGCTGTGGCGCGTCGACGGAATCATGCTCAGACCACTTCGCTTCATGTGGTCACTGCTTTACTAGCTCTACCTTCCTCCATTCTGCGCGACGCTTGTGCACGTGCCAGGAGCATCCCCAGCAACTCGCCCTTGCAGTTTCGCCTTTTGGAGCTCTGTGTCGGGGTCTCGCTCGACCGACTGCAGATTTCGAAATCGGTGGACCGACCTCCGATTTCGAATTCACTGACGGCGGCAATCAAACGGGGACAAGCGAGCCAGCGAAGGAATCCGGAGAACTATCACCTTCAACAGATTCACTTTAACCAACAAACGCCGTCGCTTTTGAAGttggaattaaaatattttgttttatcaattcTAGATGATCCTACTATCAATCGCGTCTTTGGTGAAGCTGGTTTCCAAAGCTTTGAAATAAAAAGAGCGATGCTTCAACCGCCTGCTGCTCAGTTGTCTGCCAAATTTCCGCGAACTCCCCGATGCCCGCCAAtatttctttgtaatttaacGGATTCGGGTTTGGGTCTGGATCCGGGTCGAGCTGGGCCATGCTCACCACTTGGTTTTGAAGATGTTGACGAGAGTTGTAGGAGAATTGGTGAAGTTCTTataaagagaaatgaaaaaaatgggAGGAACCCGTTGCTTGTTGGGGTTTACGCAAGTAAAGCTTTGAGGGGATTTATTGAAAATGTAACTTCTAGGAAGCTGGGGGTTTTGCCTGACGAAGTATATGGGGTTGATGTGGTTTGTATTGAAAGGGAGCTAAATAAGTTTGTCCTTGAGAATGGAAGTGAAGAGATGATGGCGTTAAGGTTTAGGGAATTGGAATCTGCTGTGGAGCAATGTTCAGGGCCTGGTGTTGTTGTGAATTTTGGTGAATTGAAAGCTTTGATTGGGGACAATGTGTCAAGTGAGGCTGTCAAGTTTGTTGTTTCGAAATTGACCAGTTTGTTGGAGATGAATAGTGGGAAGTTATGGTTGATAGGAGTGGCGGCGAACTCTGAagcttatttaaagttttccaACATGTTTCCGAGTATAGAGAAGGATTGGGATCTGCAACTTTTGCCTGTTCACTTTAAATCCCG CTTGATAGGGTCCTTTGTTCCATTTGGTGGTTTCTTTTCTTCGCCACTTGACCCTAGAAGTCCAATGAAAAGCGAGAACCAACATAGCAGTTGTTACCTTTGTACTGAGAAGTTTGAACATGAAGTTGCAGCTATTTTGAAGGAACAATCAATTACTTCAGTTGCAGAACAGTGCCCAGGAAAACTTCCTTCTTGGTTAGAAAGGGCAGAACTTGACACCAGAAAGGGTGTTGATATGGCCAAG GCCAAGGAGGATGGAACGGCATTGCATGCTGAAGTCCTGGAGCTGCAGAAGAAATGGAGTGACATTTGTCAACGTCGTCATCACACTCAAATACCCCCCAAATTATATACTCCCAAAACAAGGTTCCAGTTCCCAATTCCCGACGGCTTTCAATTTACTGCAGATGTGAAGGAAGGCAGCAGTAAAGATCCTGCCTCAAATGAACATCTGTGTGCTAATCTAGATCCCAGCATCCACCTGGACTTGCAAAAGTTTTTAACTGTAATACCTGATACTTCAATAGCATCAACTTCTCAAGCTGAGAATGTTAATTCCCAATCTAGGGTAcagttaaatttttcaaaagatcAACACGTAGAGAATGAGGGCCACCCACTTCTCCCTCACCCTCCACCCAATCTAACCAATCTTCCTCACGAGGCACCATCTTCATCCCCAATTGCAGTAACAACAGATTTGGGATTGGGAACTATCTATGCTTCAACCAGACAAGCAGAGGAAACTCCAGAATCTAAAGATCAGAGTCTTTCTCACTCCAAATCTCTAAAGTTTGATACAGTTCCTGAGGGTGCCAAAAGTTATTCCTGCTCTGGCAGCTCCT ATGATGAGACACTAAGGAAAATACTTTCTGAAAAGGTTGGCAGGCAAGATGAAGCCATAATTACTATCAGTCAGGCTGTTTCACGTTGTAGAAATGGACATGGATGCCATCGTGGCTCAAGTGGTAGAGGAGATATTTGGCTCACTTTCCTTGGGCCTGACAGAGTTGGAAAGAAAATAATTGCTTCAACTCTGGCTGAGATAATATTTGGTGACCAGAAAAACATAATTTGTATGGATTTTAGTTCCCAAGACAGGGTTAGCCATCCAGAATATGTTTTTCAATGTCAAGAATTGGATGGCTGTGATATGGAGTTTCGGGGGCACCATGTTGTTGATTATATTGCTGAGCAATTGAGAAAGAAACCAGATTCAGTTGTCTTCCTTGAAAACGTAGATAAGGCGGATCCTCTGGCCCAAATTGCATTATCTGAGGCTACgaaaataggtaaatttcacgACTCATTCAGGAGAGGAGTAAACATTAGCAAAGTGATCTTTGTGACAACATCGAAAATCACGAAAGGTACTGATAGTGAATTTTCAGAGGAGAAAGTCGGTAAATTTTCTGAGGAAATACTTTTTGGAGCCAAAAGGTGGCAAATGCAAATGTCAGTTAGTTGTCACTCCAAGGATGCCAGCAGACTTAATGAGCTGCAAGTGAATGTAACACCGggcaaaaaaatttcaaaagctGACTGTCAGAATAAAAGAAAACTGATTGACATTGATGGCTCTTCCGCTGAGTTGCAGAAAAGGGGTCACAAGTCGATGAGATCCAATCTAGATCTTAACCTTCCTATAGAGGAGGCAGAGGAGGAACTCAGTTCTATAGGATATGACAGTGATGCTACCTCTGAAAGCACAGAAGCTTGGTTGGAAGATTTCTTTGATCAAGTTGATGCAAAGGTGTTTTTCAAGCCATTGAATTTTGACTTGCTTGCTGCAAAATTGAGCAGGGACATCCATATAAGATTTCAGAAAGCAATGGGATCTAAGGTAGTCCTTGAGATTGATGATGAAGTCATGATAGAGATACTTGCAGCCGCATGGTTATCAAACAAGAAGAGGGGAATAGAGTTTTGGATTGACAGTGTTTTGAGCAGAAACTTTGTCCGATTTCAGCTGAAGTATCATCCCAAACCTGGGTCTGTTGTGAAACTGGCTGTTTGTGAAGGTCGTCCTTTTGAACAGGAATCTCCTGAAATTTGCCTTCCCATGGAAATCAACATGTAA
- the LOC123225718 gene encoding zinc finger CCCH domain-containing protein 66-like isoform X1, translated as MCSGSKRKPTQTCFVMDTDSHKQDGFFYNFSVLLELAASDDLLGFKYAIEERVHDIDEPGSWYGRRIGSRKMGFEERTPLMIAAMYGSKDVLHYIIETGRIDVNRACGSDGATALHCAASGGAANSPEIVKLLLDASADMNSVDANGNRPVDLIVKGCLLGFHSRKKVLESLLKGDGAVVEIDGLCDGVVNKTGLQGQPLTPRISKDGAEKKEYPIDLTLPDIKNGIYGTDEFRMYTFKVKPCSRAYSHDWTECPFVHPGENARRRDPRKYHYSCVPCPEFRKGSCRQGDACEYAHGIFECWLHPAQYRTRLCKDEINCNRRVCFFAHKPEELRPLYASTGSAVPSPRSFSANVSSLDMVSISPFSLGSPSVVMPPTSTPPLTPSGDPSLMGGSIWPTQPTVPTLQLPGSRLKSAVHARHVDFDVELLGLENHRRRQQQLFDEISGLSSPSSWTSAMSAASPFSSSSDQTGELNRLSGVKPTNLDDIFGSLDPTILPQLQGFSWDTQATKLQSPTGIQMQQSINQQPQSSYHSTLSSSPARSSQSFGIDFAGATAAAVLSSRSAAFAKRSQSFIERTAVNRHSGFSSQATTTSVMPSSLTEWGSPGGKLDWGVLGKELNKLQKSSSFGFRNGGSSSGTPAASVPATADEPDVSWVQSLVKDPPSVKSGELGFEDHQQQCHLDTGGSEMLPAWLELLYMEQEQMVA; from the coding sequence aTGTGCAGCGGTTCCAAAAGGAAACCAACGCAGACTTGTTTCGTCATGGATACTGATTCTCACAAACAAGATggtttcttttataatttctcagTTTTGCTTGAATTGGCGGCCTCTGATGATTTACTTGGCTTTAAATATGCTATTGAAGAACGGGTTCATGATATTGATGAGCCTGGCTCGTGGTATGGTAGGAGAATTGGTTCCAGAAAGATGGGTTTTGAAGAAAGAACACCCCTCATGATAGCTGCCATGTATGGAAGCAAAGATGTGCTTCATTATATTATTGAGACTGGCCGTATTGACGTTAACAGGGCTTGTGGTTCTGATGGGGCCACAGCGTTACACTGTGCAGCCTCTGGTGGTGCTGCTAATTCCCCTGAGATTGTCAAGCTCTTGCTAGATGCTTCTGCTGATATGAACTCTGTCGATGCTAATGGAAACAGGCCTGTTGACTTGATTGTCAAAGGTTGTCTTTTGGGTTTCCATTCAAGGAAGAAGGTATTGGAGTCTCTGTTGAAAGGCGATGGTGCTGTGGTAGAAATAGATGGTTTGTGTGATGGAGTGGTTAATAAAACGGGGTTACAAGGGCAGCCTTTGACACCTCGAATATCTAAAGATGGAGCTGAGAAGAAAGAATATCCTATTGATCTCACACTTCCAGATATCAAGAATGGGATATATGGGACAGATGAGTTTAGGATGTATACTTTCAAGGTCAAGCCTTGCTCAAGGGCCTACTCACATGACTGGACAGAGTGCCCGTTTGTTCATCCTGGGGAGAACGCAAGGCGCCGTGATCCAAGGAAATATCATTATAGCTGTGTTCCATGCCCTGAGTTCCGAAAGGGTTCATGCAGGCAGGGGGACGCATGTGAGTATGCACATGGTATTTTTGAGTGCTGGCTTCATCCAGCCCAGTATCGGACCCGTCTGTGTAAGGATGAGATTAATTGCAACAGGAGGGTATGCTTCTTTGCTCACAAACCTGAAGAGCTTCGGCCTTTATATGCCTCAACAGGTTCAGCAGTGCCTTCTCCTAGATCATTCTCAGCCAATGTTTCTTCCCTGGACATGGTGTCTATCAGCCCATTTTCCCTTGGTTCACCATCGGTTGTGATGCCACCAACATCTACACCACCCTTGACACCTTCTGGGGATCCTTCTCTAATGGGTGGATCAATCTGGCCTACCCAGCCAACCGTACCTACACTGCAACTTCCTGGTAGCAGGCTGAAATCTGCAGTTCATGCTAGACATGTGGATTTTGACGTGGAGTTGCTTGGTCTAGAGAATCATCGACGTCGACAGCAACAGTTGTTTGACGAGATCTCTGGTCTCTCATCACCATCCAGCTGGACCAGTGCCATGTCTGCTGCATCACCCTTTTCTTCTTCCAGTGATCAAACTGGAGAATTAAATAGGCTCAGCGGAGTGAAACCAACTAACCTTGATGACATTTTTGGATCTCTTGATCCTACAATTTTGCCTCAATTACAGGGATTCTCATGGGATACTCAAGCAACCAAACTGCAGTCACCTACTGGCATCCAGATGCAACAGAGCATTAACCAGCAGCCGCAATCTAGCTATCATTCCACTCTCTCTTCCTCTCCTGCGAGGTCATCTCAGTCCTTTGGGATTGATTTCGCTGGGGCCACTGCAGCTGCAGTTTTGAGTTCAAGGTCAGCTGCCTTTGCAAAGCGAAGCCAGAGCTTCATTGAGCGGACTGCTGTGAATCGTCATTCTGGGTTTTCTTCACAAGCCACCACCACCTCTGTGATGCCTTCTAGCCTGACAGAGTGGGGTTCCCCTGGTGGTAAGCTGGACTGGGGTGTCCTGGGAAAAGAGTTGAACAAGCTGcaaaaatcttcttcttttggATTTAGAAATGGAGGCAGCAGTTCGGGCACACCTGCAGCCTCAGTGCCAGCAACTGCTGATGAGCCTGATGTGTCTTGGGTTCAGTCCCTGGTGAAGGATCCACCTTCTGTGAAATCTGGTGAACTTGGCTTTGAGGATCACCAGCAGCAGTGTCATTTGGACACTGGAGGCTCAGAGATGCTTCCCGCATGGTTGGAGCTACTGTATATGGAACAGGAGCAGATGGTGGCTTAG
- the LOC123225718 gene encoding zinc finger CCCH domain-containing protein 66-like isoform X2, whose amino-acid sequence MDTDSHKQDGFFYNFSVLLELAASDDLLGFKYAIEERVHDIDEPGSWYGRRIGSRKMGFEERTPLMIAAMYGSKDVLHYIIETGRIDVNRACGSDGATALHCAASGGAANSPEIVKLLLDASADMNSVDANGNRPVDLIVKGCLLGFHSRKKVLESLLKGDGAVVEIDGLCDGVVNKTGLQGQPLTPRISKDGAEKKEYPIDLTLPDIKNGIYGTDEFRMYTFKVKPCSRAYSHDWTECPFVHPGENARRRDPRKYHYSCVPCPEFRKGSCRQGDACEYAHGIFECWLHPAQYRTRLCKDEINCNRRVCFFAHKPEELRPLYASTGSAVPSPRSFSANVSSLDMVSISPFSLGSPSVVMPPTSTPPLTPSGDPSLMGGSIWPTQPTVPTLQLPGSRLKSAVHARHVDFDVELLGLENHRRRQQQLFDEISGLSSPSSWTSAMSAASPFSSSSDQTGELNRLSGVKPTNLDDIFGSLDPTILPQLQGFSWDTQATKLQSPTGIQMQQSINQQPQSSYHSTLSSSPARSSQSFGIDFAGATAAAVLSSRSAAFAKRSQSFIERTAVNRHSGFSSQATTTSVMPSSLTEWGSPGGKLDWGVLGKELNKLQKSSSFGFRNGGSSSGTPAASVPATADEPDVSWVQSLVKDPPSVKSGELGFEDHQQQCHLDTGGSEMLPAWLELLYMEQEQMVA is encoded by the coding sequence ATGGATACTGATTCTCACAAACAAGATggtttcttttataatttctcagTTTTGCTTGAATTGGCGGCCTCTGATGATTTACTTGGCTTTAAATATGCTATTGAAGAACGGGTTCATGATATTGATGAGCCTGGCTCGTGGTATGGTAGGAGAATTGGTTCCAGAAAGATGGGTTTTGAAGAAAGAACACCCCTCATGATAGCTGCCATGTATGGAAGCAAAGATGTGCTTCATTATATTATTGAGACTGGCCGTATTGACGTTAACAGGGCTTGTGGTTCTGATGGGGCCACAGCGTTACACTGTGCAGCCTCTGGTGGTGCTGCTAATTCCCCTGAGATTGTCAAGCTCTTGCTAGATGCTTCTGCTGATATGAACTCTGTCGATGCTAATGGAAACAGGCCTGTTGACTTGATTGTCAAAGGTTGTCTTTTGGGTTTCCATTCAAGGAAGAAGGTATTGGAGTCTCTGTTGAAAGGCGATGGTGCTGTGGTAGAAATAGATGGTTTGTGTGATGGAGTGGTTAATAAAACGGGGTTACAAGGGCAGCCTTTGACACCTCGAATATCTAAAGATGGAGCTGAGAAGAAAGAATATCCTATTGATCTCACACTTCCAGATATCAAGAATGGGATATATGGGACAGATGAGTTTAGGATGTATACTTTCAAGGTCAAGCCTTGCTCAAGGGCCTACTCACATGACTGGACAGAGTGCCCGTTTGTTCATCCTGGGGAGAACGCAAGGCGCCGTGATCCAAGGAAATATCATTATAGCTGTGTTCCATGCCCTGAGTTCCGAAAGGGTTCATGCAGGCAGGGGGACGCATGTGAGTATGCACATGGTATTTTTGAGTGCTGGCTTCATCCAGCCCAGTATCGGACCCGTCTGTGTAAGGATGAGATTAATTGCAACAGGAGGGTATGCTTCTTTGCTCACAAACCTGAAGAGCTTCGGCCTTTATATGCCTCAACAGGTTCAGCAGTGCCTTCTCCTAGATCATTCTCAGCCAATGTTTCTTCCCTGGACATGGTGTCTATCAGCCCATTTTCCCTTGGTTCACCATCGGTTGTGATGCCACCAACATCTACACCACCCTTGACACCTTCTGGGGATCCTTCTCTAATGGGTGGATCAATCTGGCCTACCCAGCCAACCGTACCTACACTGCAACTTCCTGGTAGCAGGCTGAAATCTGCAGTTCATGCTAGACATGTGGATTTTGACGTGGAGTTGCTTGGTCTAGAGAATCATCGACGTCGACAGCAACAGTTGTTTGACGAGATCTCTGGTCTCTCATCACCATCCAGCTGGACCAGTGCCATGTCTGCTGCATCACCCTTTTCTTCTTCCAGTGATCAAACTGGAGAATTAAATAGGCTCAGCGGAGTGAAACCAACTAACCTTGATGACATTTTTGGATCTCTTGATCCTACAATTTTGCCTCAATTACAGGGATTCTCATGGGATACTCAAGCAACCAAACTGCAGTCACCTACTGGCATCCAGATGCAACAGAGCATTAACCAGCAGCCGCAATCTAGCTATCATTCCACTCTCTCTTCCTCTCCTGCGAGGTCATCTCAGTCCTTTGGGATTGATTTCGCTGGGGCCACTGCAGCTGCAGTTTTGAGTTCAAGGTCAGCTGCCTTTGCAAAGCGAAGCCAGAGCTTCATTGAGCGGACTGCTGTGAATCGTCATTCTGGGTTTTCTTCACAAGCCACCACCACCTCTGTGATGCCTTCTAGCCTGACAGAGTGGGGTTCCCCTGGTGGTAAGCTGGACTGGGGTGTCCTGGGAAAAGAGTTGAACAAGCTGcaaaaatcttcttcttttggATTTAGAAATGGAGGCAGCAGTTCGGGCACACCTGCAGCCTCAGTGCCAGCAACTGCTGATGAGCCTGATGTGTCTTGGGTTCAGTCCCTGGTGAAGGATCCACCTTCTGTGAAATCTGGTGAACTTGGCTTTGAGGATCACCAGCAGCAGTGTCATTTGGACACTGGAGGCTCAGAGATGCTTCCCGCATGGTTGGAGCTACTGTATATGGAACAGGAGCAGATGGTGGCTTAG